One genomic region from Alosa alosa isolate M-15738 ecotype Scorff River chromosome 12, AALO_Geno_1.1, whole genome shotgun sequence encodes:
- the brd3a gene encoding bromodomain-containing protein 3a isoform X3, translating to MSAVTSATPAPPTPINPPPPEVTNPSKPGRKTNQLQYMQNVVVKTLWKHQFAWPFYTPVDAIKLGLPDYHKIIKNPMDMGTIKKRLENAYYWSASECMQDFNTMFTNCYIYNKPTDDIVLMAQALEKIFLQKVAQMPQEEVELLPPAPKAPKGRKPTGPLGIGGQQEAAVSSPSPPTSFPGTTSPGPQTPVISSVPVGSITANIPSTQNAQATPMMPVGPPSQPIVKFPQKKGIKRKADTTTPNTSAITASRGESPTPLSDVKPTGGGKPGPRRESVPRPVKLAKKEAEDGELGGQHGGGGKRSRLTEHLKHCDNILKEMLSKKHAAYAWPFYKPVDAEALALHDYHDIIKHPMDLSTVKKKMDGREYTDAQAFAADVRLMFSNCYKYNPPDHEVVDMARKLQDVFEMRFAKMPDETAALSPGGGGGAAGGPVVSKSTGSSGSSGDSSDDDSSDSEEERATRLAELQEQQRLSEKKPIACRRGSKNGLHQLKAVHEQLAALSQAPVSKPKKKKEKKEKDKKKKERDNKHSKAKPEDDKKAKRAGQPAKPAQQKKAPSKKANSTVPASRQPKKGSRTGETDEEEECLPMTYDEKRQLSLDINRLPGEKLGRVVHIIQTREPSLRDSNPDEIEIDFETLKPSTLRELEKYVKSCLQKKQRKPLQKGSGPGSGPSRASGSSSSSDSGSSSSSGSSSDSSDSD from the exons GATTATCATAAGATAATCAAGAACCCCATGGACATGGGCACGATTAAGAAGAGGCTGGAGAACGCCTACTATTGGAGTGCAAGCGAGTGCATGCAGGATTTCAACACCATGTTCACCAACTGCTACATTTACAACAAG CCCACAGACGATATCGTCCTCATGGCTCAGGCTCTGGAGAAGATTTTCCTGCAGAAGGTCGCCCAGATGCCCCAAGAGGAGGTGGAGCTCCTTCCACCTGCCCCCAAGGCCCCGAAGGGCCGCAAGCCGACTGGACCACTCGGAATAG GTGGTCAGCAGGAGGCAGCCGTGTCGTCGCCCTCTCCGCCGACGTCCTTCCCAGGCACCACGTCTCCGGGTCCCCAGACTCCGGTCATCTCCTCTGTGCCCGTGGGCTCCATCACCGCCAACATCCCCTCCACGCAGAATGCACAGGCCACGCCCATGATGCCGGTGGGACCACCCTCTCAGCCCATCGTCAAA TTCCCTCAGAAGAAAGGGATCAAGAGGAAAGCGGACACCACCACGCCCAACACCTCTGCCATCACGGCTAGCCGCGGCGAGTCGCCCACGCCGCTCTCTGACGTCAAGCCCACCGGCGGTGGCAAGCCAGGCCCGCGGCGCGAGAGCGTCCCTCGGCCCGTCAAGCTGGCCAAGAAGGAGGCGGAGGACGGCGAACTGGGCGGCCAGCATGGCGGCGGAGGCAAGCGGTCGCGTCTGACCGAGCACCTCAAGCACTGCGACAACATCCTCAAGGAGATGCTGTCCAAGAAGCACGCCGCCTACGCCTGGCCCTTTTACAAGCCTGTGGACGCCGAGGCGCTGGCCCTGCATGACTACCATGACATCATCAAGCACCCCATGGACCTGAGCACCGTCAAG AAAAAGATGGACGGTCGGGAGTATACGGACGCACAGGCTTTTGCTGCAGACGTCCGATTAATGTTCTCAAATTGTTACAAGTATAACCCACCAGATCATGAGGTGGTCGACATGGCCAGGAAACTGCAG gACGTGTTTGAGATGCGCTTTGCCAAGATGCCGGACGAGACAGCGGCGCTAAGTCCGGGTGGCGGTGGTGGCGCGGCGGGCGGTCCGGTGGTCAGCAAGAGCACgggcagcagtggcagcagcggCGATTCGTCTGACGACGACAGCTCCGACTCCGAGGAGGAGCGCGCCACTCGCCTGGCAGAGCTGCAGGAACAG CAGCGGTTGTCTGAAAAGAAGCCCATTGCTTGCAGGCGGGGGAGTAAAAACGGGTTACATCAG CTGAAGGCCGTCCACGAGCAGCTGGCCGCTCTCTCTCAGGCGCCCGTCAGCAAAccaaagaagaagaaggagaagaaagagaaggacaagaagaagaaggagcgCGACAACAAGCACAGCAAAGCCAAGCCCGAGGACGACAAGAAGGCCAAGCGGGCGGGCCAGCCCGCCAAACCGGCCCAGCAGAAGAAGGCCCCCTCCAAGAAGGCCAACAGCACCGTCCCTGCCTCCAG GCAACCAAAGAAGGGCAGCCGCACGGGCGAGacggacgaggaggaggagtgccTCCCCATGACGTACGACGAGAAGCGGCAGCTGAGCCTGGACATCAACCGACTGCCGGGCGAGAAGCTGGGCCGCGTGGTGCACATCATCCAGACGCGCGAGCCCTCGCTGCGCGACTCCAACCCCGACGAGATCGAGATCGACTTCGAGACGCTCAAGCCGTCCACGCTGCGTGAGCTGGAGAAGTACGTCAAGTCCTGCCTGCAGAAGAAGCAGAGGAAACCGCTAC AGAAAGGCTCAGGGCCTGGGTCCGGCCCGTCTCGTGcgagcggcagcagcagctctTCGGACTCGGGGAGCAGCAGTTCCAGCGGCTCCAGCTCGGACAGCAGCGACTCTgactga